GGTCAGTGCCGAGCCCTGGCAGGCGCAGGCGTGGGGGCGTCGCGACGGGGGATGCGGTGAGCTGGACCAGCGCGATCAGCGCGCGGTCCGCATCCGTATCGACGACCGCGTGCACGAGGCGGTCATCGCCCGCCTCGTCGGTGCGCATCGTGCGCCCGCCGTGCAGGAGCGCGCGCTCGGCGCGGTAGAGGGCCGCCCACTCGGCGACCTGCGCGCGCTCCTCGGCCGTGGCGCGGGTGAGATCCCACTCGATGCCCGCGTGGCCGAACAGGGCGGTGATGAGGCGCAGCGAGAGTGCGTGCGTGCGGCCCGTGATGTGGGCCCGGCCCGAGCCCACGTGCCCGCCCAGCAGCTCGGGGGGCATCAGGATGCCCGTGTAGCGCTGGATCGACTGGCGCTCGAGCGCGTCGTTCGTGTCGGAGGTCCAGAAGCGGTGCACGCGGCGAGCGATGCCGAGGTCGATGCGGGCGCCGCCCGACGCGCACGACTCGATCGCGACGTCGGGGTGCGCGGCGCGCAGCCGGTCGAGGAGCGCGTAGAGCGCGCGGGTCTGGGCGGCGGCGGAACCGGCGTGCAGTGCGCGGTTGTGGTCCCACTTGAGGAAGCGGATCGGGTACTCGGTGAGCAACGCGTCGAGGGCCGCGAACACGTGGTCGGCGGCTCCGTCGGAGGTGAGGTCGAGGGTGTGCTGCCAGCGCCAGGTGGGGGGAACGCTCGCCCCCGAGTCGTCGGCCGCGGTGCCGGCGAGCACCCACTCGGGGTGGGCACGGGCGAGCTCGCTCTCGGGGCTGACCATCTCGGGCTCGACCCACAGGCCGAACTCCATGCCGCGGGCGGTGACCTCGGCGATGAGCGGGGTGAGGCCGTCGGGCCAGCGGGACTCGTCGACGGTCCAGTCGCCAAGGGCGCGCTTGTCGTCGGTGCGGCCGGTGAACCAGCCGTCGTCGAGCACGAAGCGTTCAACGCCGACCTCGGCCGCCGCCTCAACGAGCGGGGTGAGGCGCTCGAGCGACTGGTCGAAGTAGACGGCCTCCCAGGTGTTGAGCACGAGGGGGCGCTCGGCGGGAGGGGTGAGGCGCCGCACGTACGGGTGGAAGCGGTCGCTCAGGCCGTCGAGCCCCGATGCCGAGTAGGCGATGACGGTCTCGGGGGCGGTATAGCTCTCGCCGGCCGCGAGCACGAGTTCGCCGGGCTCAAGCAGTTCGGCCGCGAGGAGGCGGCGGTCTCCCGTGGCAAGACTCTCGAGGCCGGTGACGCTGTCGCCGCTCCAGGCGTGGTGCAGCGCCCACACCTCGCCGTGCCGGAAGCCGAAGCCGGGGGTGCCCGCGATCGTCAGGAACGGGCTGTCGTGGCCGGGGCGGCCCTGGCGCTGCTCGCGCAGCATGAGGCCGTCCCGGGCAGGCGTGCGCTGGGGGCGGCGCTCGTAGGCCCACAGGCCCGTGAAGTCGAGCAGCTCGCTCGCGCGGGCGGGCACCGGCACGGTCGCCGCGAGCCTCGCCACCTCGACGGGCTGCGCGTGAGCGGCGGCGGTGAGCTGGATCGTGACGATGCTCTCGTTCGAGAGGGCGAGCATCCATTCGACGGTCGCGAATGCGCCGTCGTCATCGTGAGCGTCGACGACAACGCGGATGCTCGTGGCCGCGTCTCGCTGGGCCGCCCGCGTCGCGAAGCGGGTGGCGAATCGCGACGCGGGAGCGGATGCGCGGCGGAGCTGCGCGGCGGGCCAGCCGGCGAAGCCCTCGGAGCGGTTAGCTATGAGGGAGGGCACGACCGCGTGATCGGGGGAGCTCGGCGGAATCGCCGCCGGGGCGGCGAGGGAGATGAGGGCCGACTCGTCGAGGTCACCGAGATCGGCGCCGACGTGAATGAGGCGGGGCACGCCCGTGCCGCGGGCGTCGAGCAGAACGCTGACACCCGCGGCACGGAGGTGATGGAGTGTGATGGTGCTTACTCGTGGACCGGGATGCTCGCTGCCTGCAGGGCCGCGATGGTCGACTGCTGACCGGCGGTCAGCGCGTCCATGAGCGTACCGGTGCCCGAGATGGCTCCCGAGAAGCCGTCAGCCACGTCGTTGTAGACCTGCGTCATCGTCGGGCCCCACACGAAGTTGGGGTCGACGTTGGTGCCGGCCTCGGCGAACACCTGGTAGATCTCCTGGCCACCGTAGAACTCGACGCCCTCGGCGAAGACCGGAAGGTTCGCACCCTCGATGGTCGCCGGGTAGATCTGGGCGGTGCGGTTCATGGCGGTGAGCGCGTCAGCGTCGGTGTTCAACCACAGAGCGAACTGTGCCGCCTCGTACGGGTGGTCAGAGCCCTTCAGCACAGCGGTGGTAGAGCCACCCCAGTTACCGGCAGCGCTGGCGCCAGCCTCCCACTGCGGCATCGGGGCGACAGCCCAGTTGCCGGCGGTGTCGGGAGCGCCGCTGAGGATGGTGTTCGCACCCCAGACGGCCGACACCCAGGTCCAGACCTCGGAGTTGTTGAACGCGGCGTTCCACTCGTCGGTCCACGGCGGGTTCGCCGAAACGAGGTCGTCGGCGAGCAGGCCCTGCCAGTACTCGGCAACCATGAGCGACTCGTCGCCCGTGAGGTTGACCTGCCACTCGTCCCCATCGTTCGAGAACCACTGACCACCGGTCTGCCAGACGAAGCCGGCGAACTGGTTGATGTCGCTCTGCGAGAAGTTGGTGATGTAACCACCCTCCTCACGGATCGCTTCAGCCGCGGCACGGTACTCGTCCCACGTGGTCGGCACGTCGATACCGGCCTCTTCGAACAGGTCGGCGCGGTAGAACATGGTCATGGGGCCGGTGTCCTGCGGGATCGCGCACACCGCGTCCTCTTCGCCGAAGGTGACCTGGCTCCAGGTCCAGTCGACGAACTGGCTCTGCGCGTCGAGGATTCCCTCGCAGGCGGCAATGTTCTCGAGGCCGTCCTGCACGCGGAAGTTCGGCATCGCGTCGTATTCGATCTGGCCGAGGTCGGGCGCGTTGCCAGCGGCGAGCTGGTTGAAGAAGTTCTGGTACGTGCCGCCCAGGCCGTTCGGGCCGGTCTGCACGTTGACCTGAATGTCGGGGTTCTCTTCGTTCCAGATGGCCACGGCCTCTTCGACGCCGGGCAGCCAGCTGGTGAAGGTCAGTTCGACGGGTCCGTCGCTCGGAGCGCAGTCACCAGCGGCGCCGTCGCCTCCGGTGCCGGTCGAGCAGGCGGTGAGCGCGAGCGTTGCCGCGGCCACGATGGCCCCGGTGCGCGCGATGCGGGAGATCGCCATGCGGGTTTCCTTTCTCTTGGTGGTGGGGGTGCGGGTCGGGCGCAGGGGGCCCGCCGCGGGTTCGCCGGCTGTCGGGCTCACTTGAGCCCGCCGTTCGCCAGCCCGGACTGCCAGAAACGCTGCAGCCCGAGGAACGTGATGATGAGGGGGATGATCGACAAGAGCGACCCAATGATCACGAGGGCACGGATATCGGGGATCTGGCTGACCTGGGTATTCCAGACGTACAGCCCGAGGGTCACGGGGAAGAGCGCCTCGTCGCGCAGCATGATCAGCGGCAGAAAGAAGTTGTTCCAGATCGCCACGAACTGGAACAGGAAGATCGTGACGAGTGCCGGAGCCATCATCCGGGTGGACACGGTGAAGAAGGTCTTCACCTCGCCAGCGCCGTCAATGCGGGCGGCCTCGATGATCTCGTCGGGCACGCTCGCGGCCGCGTAAATGCGGGACAGGTAGACGCCGAACGGGCTGACGAGGCTCGGCAGGAAGACGGCCCAGTACGTGTTGGTTGCCCCGATCTGGCTAAAGAGCAGGAACAGCGGCAGCGCGAGGGCAGTCGCCGGCACCAGCACGCCGCCCAAGATCACATTGAACAGGGCGTTGCGGCCCCAGAACGTGTACTTGGCGATCGCGTAGCCCGTCATGGCGGCGAACAGCGTGGCGAGGGCGGCACCGAGGCCCGCGTACAGGGCGCTATTCAGCAGCCAGCGGAGGAAGACCGCGTTGCGGTAGTCGAACAGCGCCTGGATGTTCTCGAAGAGGTTGAAGTCGGCGAACCACAGCGGGGCCGTCGTCGTGAACTGTCCACGGGTCTTCGTCGACGCGACGAACAGCCACCAGATGGGGGTGAGGAAGTACAGCGTCGCGATCCCCATGACGGCCATGGCGAGCACGCGCGACGCGATCGACTCCTGTACGGAACTGCGGCCCTTCGTGCGGGCGCGAGCGGTCGGGGCGCTCATGCTTGGGTCCTCCGCTGGGTGAGCTTCAACACGGTGAACGAGAGGATGAACGTGGTCAGGGCGAGCACGACCGACATGGCCGCCGCGAGAGACACGTTCGGCACCGATGCCGTCGAGTAAATGAGCAGGTTCGGGGTGAAGTCACTCGTGACCGTGGAGGTGAAGCTGCGGAACACCTGCGGTTCGGCGAGCAACTGCAGCGTTCCGATGATCGAGAAGATTCCGGTGAGCACGAGCGCGGGGACGACGAGGGGAATTTTGATCGACCACGCGATCCGTGCTTGTCCCGCTCCGTCGAGCCGTGCCGCCTCGTAGATTTCCTGCGGTATCGCGAGCAGCGCCGAGTAGATGATCAGCATGTTGTAGCCCACGTACACCCAGGTGACGACGTTCGCGATCGACCACAGCACGAGCTCGCCCGAGAGGAATGGAATGGCCCGGGTGACATCGGTGAAGGGCGAGAGGTTCGGTGAGTACAGGAAGCCCCACATGATGGCCGCGATGACGCCGGGAACGGCGTACGGCGCGAAGAATGCGAGCCGGAAGAACTTCGCGCCGCGCACGAGCGGTGAATCGAGCAACAGGGCGAGCAAGAGGGCGAGCCCCAGCATGATCGGCACCTGCACGATGCCGAACAGCATGACGCGGCCGATGGACTGCCAGAAGGCGTCGTTCTGGAACACCGCGATGTATTGGGTGAGCCCGCCGAACACCTGGCGTGCCGCGCCAAACGTCCCGTCACGCTCGACGACGAGCGTCGACTGATAGATCGCATACAGAATCGGCACGATGTAAAACAGCGTGAACAACAGGCCGAAGGGGGCGAGGAAGACGAGCAGCGCGCCGCGGTGACGCACCGCGCGCGATTTCGCCTTACCTCTGGTGGGAGCGTCGGTACTCATCAGTTCTCCTTCGCCTCCTCATCGGTGAGGGGGGTGCGCACGACAATGGCGTGGCCGGCGCCGACCGGGTGTCCCGCAACAATCGTCTCGGCGGTGAGCAGGTCGATGCCGGCGACCGGGCTCGTGATCGGCTCGGAGCCGTGGTTGATCACGAAGGTGTACCGGTGGTGGGGGCCCCGACGCACCACCAGGTCTGCGTCGGGACCGACCTCGGTGACAGGGACCGAGGCAGACTCGCACACCTCGGTGAGGAGGCGAGCGAGAGATTCATCCGCGAGCACCGTACCGACGTACCACGCGGTGGCGGCGCCGTGGGTCTGCCGCGTGATCGCGGGGGAGCCGGCGGTGGGGCCGGTCGCAAAGGTGTCGTGAGAGCCGGCGCCGG
The sequence above is a segment of the Microcella alkaliphila genome. Coding sequences within it:
- a CDS encoding alpha-galactosidase, which gives rise to MPRLIHVGADLGDLDESALISLAAPAAIPPSSPDHAVVPSLIANRSEGFAGWPAAQLRRASAPASRFATRFATRAAQRDAATSIRVVVDAHDDDGAFATVEWMLALSNESIVTIQLTAAAHAQPVEVARLAATVPVPARASELLDFTGLWAYERRPQRTPARDGLMLREQRQGRPGHDSPFLTIAGTPGFGFRHGEVWALHHAWSGDSVTGLESLATGDRRLLAAELLEPGELVLAAGESYTAPETVIAYSASGLDGLSDRFHPYVRRLTPPAERPLVLNTWEAVYFDQSLERLTPLVEAAAEVGVERFVLDDGWFTGRTDDKRALGDWTVDESRWPDGLTPLIAEVTARGMEFGLWVEPEMVSPESELARAHPEWVLAGTAADDSGASVPPTWRWQHTLDLTSDGAADHVFAALDALLTEYPIRFLKWDHNRALHAGSAAAQTRALYALLDRLRAAHPDVAIESCASGGARIDLGIARRVHRFWTSDTNDALERQSIQRYTGILMPPELLGGHVGSGRAHITGRTHALSLRLITALFGHAGIEWDLTRATAEERAQVAEWAALYRAERALLHGGRTMRTDEAGDDRLVHAVVDTDADRALIALVQLTASPVATPPRLRLPGLGTDRVYRLEPVELGTPAHVVQDAPPAWWRAGSIELTGRTLAEFGVPVPLLAPEQAILLRATRT
- a CDS encoding ABC transporter substrate-binding protein, coding for MAISRIARTGAIVAAATLALTACSTGTGGDGAAGDCAPSDGPVELTFTSWLPGVEEAVAIWNEENPDIQVNVQTGPNGLGGTYQNFFNQLAAGNAPDLGQIEYDAMPNFRVQDGLENIAACEGILDAQSQFVDWTWSQVTFGEEDAVCAIPQDTGPMTMFYRADLFEEAGIDVPTTWDEYRAAAEAIREEGGYITNFSQSDINQFAGFVWQTGGQWFSNDGDEWQVNLTGDESLMVAEYWQGLLADDLVSANPPWTDEWNAAFNNSEVWTWVSAVWGANTILSGAPDTAGNWAVAPMPQWEAGASAAGNWGGSTTAVLKGSDHPYEAAQFALWLNTDADALTAMNRTAQIYPATIEGANLPVFAEGVEFYGGQEIYQVFAEAGTNVDPNFVWGPTMTQVYNDVADGFSGAISGTGTLMDALTAGQQSTIAALQAASIPVHE
- a CDS encoding carbohydrate ABC transporter permease gives rise to the protein MSAPTARARTKGRSSVQESIASRVLAMAVMGIATLYFLTPIWWLFVASTKTRGQFTTTAPLWFADFNLFENIQALFDYRNAVFLRWLLNSALYAGLGAALATLFAAMTGYAIAKYTFWGRNALFNVILGGVLVPATALALPLFLLFSQIGATNTYWAVFLPSLVSPFGVYLSRIYAAASVPDEIIEAARIDGAGEVKTFFTVSTRMMAPALVTIFLFQFVAIWNNFFLPLIMLRDEALFPVTLGLYVWNTQVSQIPDIRALVIIGSLLSIIPLIITFLGLQRFWQSGLANGGLK
- a CDS encoding carbohydrate ABC transporter permease, coding for MSTDAPTRGKAKSRAVRHRGALLVFLAPFGLLFTLFYIVPILYAIYQSTLVVERDGTFGAARQVFGGLTQYIAVFQNDAFWQSIGRVMLFGIVQVPIMLGLALLLALLLDSPLVRGAKFFRLAFFAPYAVPGVIAAIMWGFLYSPNLSPFTDVTRAIPFLSGELVLWSIANVVTWVYVGYNMLIIYSALLAIPQEIYEAARLDGAGQARIAWSIKIPLVVPALVLTGIFSIIGTLQLLAEPQVFRSFTSTVTSDFTPNLLIYSTASVPNVSLAAAMSVVLALTTFILSFTVLKLTQRRTQA